The proteins below come from a single Perca flavescens isolate YP-PL-M2 chromosome 8, PFLA_1.0, whole genome shotgun sequence genomic window:
- the LOC114559523 gene encoding fibroblast growth factor 6: MAVAQRLLVSMSCEAGTPHWTLTAALLLGFLLGIVSAYPLPSVRTNATLLEKRWETLFSRSVLGISGEKPELNWESDYLLGIKRVRRLYCNVGIGFHLQVLPDGRINGAHNENQYSLIEISTVDRGVVSLYGVKSELFVAMNSRGRLYGTTVFHDECKFKESMLPNNYNAYESLVYRRFYIALSKHGRVKRGNKATTAMTVTHFLPRI; this comes from the exons ATGGCCGTTGCGCAAAGGCTCCTCGTCAGTATGTCCTGCGAGGCCGGCACGCCGCACTGGACGCTGACCGCGGCGCTCCTCCTGGGCTTTCTGCTGGGGATCGTGTCAGCGTACCCGTTACCGAGCGTCAGGACGAATGCAACTTTGCTGGAGAAACGATGGGAGACCCTGTTCTCCCGCTCCGTGCTGGGAATCTCCGGGGAGAAACCGGAGCTGAACTGGGAGAGCGACTATCTGCTGGGCATCAAAAGAGTGCGGAGGCTCTACTGCAACGTGGGCATCGGGTTTCACCTTCAGGTCCTCCCCGACGGCAGGATAAACGGTGCACATAATGAAAACCAGTACA GTCTAATAGAGATCTCCACGGTGGACAGAGGAGTGGTGAGCCTGTATGGGGTGAAGAGTGAGTTGTTTGTCGCAATGAACAGCCGTGGGAGGTTATACGGAACG ACAGTCTTCCATGACGAGTGCAAGTTCAAGGAGAGCATGCTCCCCAACAACTACAACGCCTACGAGTCTCTGGTCTACAGACGCTTCTACATAGCGCTCAGCAAGCATGGCCGCGTCAAGAGGGGCAACAAGGCCACCACTGCCATGACTGTAACGCACTTCCTACCCCGAATATGA